A stretch of the Papaver somniferum cultivar HN1 chromosome 6, ASM357369v1, whole genome shotgun sequence genome encodes the following:
- the LOC113288861 gene encoding snakin-2-like: MAMSKALLASLVLSLVLLNLVEVFAADQMATGRSLKGIDCGAACKVRCSLSSRPNLCKRACGTCCARCSCVPSGTSGNHDECACYAAQTTHGGRKKCP, encoded by the exons ATGGCAATGTCTAAAGCTCTTCTTGCTTCACTTGTTCTCTCTCTCGTCCTCCTCAATCTTGTCGAGGTGTTTGCCGCCGATCAGATG GCAACTGGAAGGTCACTCAAAGGGATCG ACTGTGGAGCAGCATGTAAAGTGAGGTGCTCGCTATCATCAAGGCCAAATCTCTGTAAGAGGGCTTGTGGAACCTGTTGTGCTAGGTGCAGCTGTGTTCCATCAGGTACTTCTGGTAACCATGATGAATGTGCATGTTATGCTGCTCAGACTACCCATGGAGGTAGAAAGAAGTGTCCTTAA